The sequence ATAACCGAACAAATCGTTATTCATGCAAAGGCTCGTCTGAAACAACCACTCCATCTTCATCAACATATACGTATGCACCCGGCTTCCACTCAATATCGCCAAAATGTACAATTGTATCTCGCATCCCTTTTCCTTCTTTTTTACTTTTGCGTGGGCATGTCCCAAGCGCAAGTACGCCAATTGGCATATTTCCTATTTCTTTTGAATCACGAATGCACCCATGTACAATAATGCCAGCCAATTGACGGTCACACGCAATTTGTGCAAGCCGATCTCCAACAAGAGCGCACTTGTTTGAACCTTTGCCATCCACAACGACGACGCTTCCTGCCGGTGCCGTTTCTAGCGCTTCCCGAACAAGAACGTTATCATCACATACATCGACGGTTGTAATTCGTCCATAAAACGTTGCTTTTCCACCGTAATTTCGGAATGAAAGAGAGCAAACACGGACACTTTCTCCATATTGATCACACAAATCTGCCGTTTTCATCCTCATCCCCCACTTTTGTCAATCTCATCACAATAATAGTCAATCTATTCTAAAAAATCAATAAATTAAAATAAGAAGATCGAGCTACTATCTTCAATCGCACCATTTGTTAAAAAATAAATGAACAAAACAAGAAAGCAATAAAAAAGGAGTGTTTCCAAAAAGCTAGACGTACGATACGTTATCACAAACCGATATCTTTTTTTAGAAAATGGCCATAGTAACGGAACACCTTGACTTGAACAATAGTCAGCTAAAACATGAAACGCATATCCAAGACATAACCCGAGCGTAAAAGGAGAAAAATATTGCAATAATAAAACGATAGTGATAGCCCCCCATGCTAATAATGAATGGGTAAACCCACGATGACCAAACGCCTTATTCACCTGCTTGGCAACCCCAAACGAGCGACGACCGATGTATGAGTTAGGCTCATCAATATCTGGAAGCAAACTCCCGAGCGTCAGCCCAGCCGCATAGGCGATTGTAAATGAAACAGGAGTGTACGCAGCAATCCCGGTTCCAACCGCTAATGATGAAACAATATGAGTATGATAACGCATCGTTTTTCCCTTCCTTTTGTAAACGTTTTATATAATATTCGTTATTAATATTCATGAATTCGAGACGGTTTTTTCAATAAATGTTCACCGCTCCAGCCAACTTTGTGAAACTATTAGCATTATACTAATGTATGAACAAACTGACAAATAAAGCTGGTGAGGAAAATGAAAAAGAGTACACCCGCAGAATTAACCGTTATGAAAAGTTTAGCATTTTTAGCTGTTGTTTTTCAAAGCGCGTTACTATACGTAATGAATTATCGTTCCCCTCATCCAGAGGAAGCGATTATGATTGGCATGCTGTTTCATTTCGTCAAATTTTCTGCTCCTGTGTTCGTGTTTTTAGTAGGATTTCATATGGTGCAACAGAAAGAAGCGATTCATTATCGACGTTACGTATCCCATAAATGGGTAGAACTCATGATTCCGTATATCATATGGTCATTTGTTTACTTTATATTATTTTCTAGTCATCTGCATGTACTTGATGCAATGAAACAACTACTGCTCGGCGAGGCAGCACCGCATTTATGGTACGTCGTAATGATTATACAATTTCATTTACTCATTTTAATCATTGTTCCATTTTTCCGTTGGCTTGATCAAAAAAAGTATTGGAAATCATTTATTATCGTTAGCGCAATTATTTACATTGGCTTCATTACGTTCATTTCTCCAATTGTTCAAAGCACGTCATATATACATTATATCGATCGTACGTTTTTAGCTTATTTCTTTTATTTTGGCCTAGGCGGCATGGCTGCGTACACGCTCCCAACATGGCGGAAATTCGTCATTCGAGTTATTCCACTTAACACATTTTTGTTTTTATCACTTTTTATCTTTGTTAGTTATGAGCTATTTACATCACAAGGCATCTTTTCTATCGATTTAACGACGATTACGTATTTAAAGCCTTCGATGGTGTTGTATGTCACATCAGAAATTTTCTTGCTATACGCTTTATCGATTACCATTGTGCAAACAAAATCTCGATTGTATACGGCGTTACGTTGCATTAGTCGATATACTTATGGAGCATATATTGCACATATGTTTTTCTTATACGTGTTTGCACCAATCATTCCGACAACGATGTATTCGATGTTGCAAGCTGTTATATTATTTACAATCACAACAATCGTTTCCATTGGCGTTTGCTATATTATACATGCTACACCACTTAGCTTGCTGTTTATCGGTCAAGCGCGCGAACATCGGACTATTTCTATCCTATCGCTATCGAAATCTAAAAAGAGTGTCCCAAGTTAATATTTGGGATGCTTTTTTATTTTGTTCACACAAACCACTTCTTATTTCAAACATATAATGTTTGAACACCTGAATCCGTGATGGTTGGAAATCAACTTTGATTTTGGTGTTAGTTCTATGGATATATGATCCATACATCCCTTTTTTTGATGATTCCCTGCACCACTTTCATGTTTGAAAACGAGATAAATCCTCTTTTATGGAGATACAAACCAAAAAAGAGACAAAAAAAGTACAGGGGGGAGTGATGGATATGAGTACACGAACATCTGTTTGTTATCTTGCCTCTTTCCATTTTTGATACACATTCAGTAGGAGTATACTGTACCCACTCCTTCGCGTCAGTTTCATCCAGATCTGTCGTGATCGGCGGACGAGTCGACCTGCCATCGTGATCACCGTCTGAATGATCGTCTTGATGCGGCGGCGTTTCACTTTATGATGTAATGGATGTCTCGGATCGCTTAATAGATCTTGTCCAATCAGGCGAAGAAGGTTGTACACGAATGCTCCCATGACTAACACGAGCGCATTCGTTTTCATCTTCCCTGATGGAAGTCGCTCTAAATCTAAGTCGCTTTTCAGTTCGCTATGAAACTGTTCGCATGTCGCATGATCGTGATACAATGCGAGCACATCACTCATTCGAACATGCTCGTATCCTTCGAGGCGCACCCAGTAGCTTTCGACTTCGTAATCAGGAACGAGCATCAGCTGTCCATTTCGTTCCATCGTTCGTTCCGTCACTTGGGTGACTTGAACGTACGTATACGTGTGTCCATCGATTGCTGCTGTCTGTGGAAGGCATAACTCATACGTTTGTACTCCTTCTGTTTGTCCATCATCGACGCGTCTGCCCTTTTGCGAAGCGATCTGGAACCAAAGCGCTTTCGATTCTCGGCGTAAGTTTCGCTTGATGACAAAGTCCACGTCTTCCTTTAGACATACGTGCACATTCGCTTCCGCATCGTTCCCTGCATCCATGCGGACAAGCAGACGAGACGAGGTCAGCGGACGAGCTCGACGGATGGCGGTAGTTAAAAACGAAGGCATGTTGTCTTGTACATGTTGTTTCCCTGGACGCAGCTCGGCATGAACGATATACCCTTCCTTCCCTGCGTACGCAAACAACGGCGTAAAACCGTCAAATCCTTTATACGTTCGACTCACTCCTTCTTTTTTCGTATCGGAGTTATCAAATGGGGAAGCATCTATATCAAGGGGAAGCCATGTCGTTTTCCCTTTCGTCCAACAAGCGGACAAGGTAGCGTGTTGTCGAACCAACAGA comes from Anoxybacillus flavithermus and encodes:
- the rraA gene encoding ribonuclease E activity regulator RraA, with amino-acid sequence MKTADLCDQYGESVRVCSLSFRNYGGKATFYGRITTVDVCDDNVLVREALETAPAGSVVVVDGKGSNKCALVGDRLAQIACDRQLAGIIVHGCIRDSKEIGNMPIGVLALGTCPRKSKKEGKGMRDTIVHFGDIEWKPGAYVYVDEDGVVVSDEPLHE
- a CDS encoding metal-dependent hydrolase; the encoded protein is MRYHTHIVSSLAVGTGIAAYTPVSFTIAYAAGLTLGSLLPDIDEPNSYIGRRSFGVAKQVNKAFGHRGFTHSLLAWGAITIVLLLQYFSPFTLGLCLGYAFHVLADYCSSQGVPLLWPFSKKRYRFVITYRTSSFLETLLFYCFLVLFIYFLTNGAIEDSSSIFLF
- a CDS encoding acyltransferase, with amino-acid sequence MKKSTPAELTVMKSLAFLAVVFQSALLYVMNYRSPHPEEAIMIGMLFHFVKFSAPVFVFLVGFHMVQQKEAIHYRRYVSHKWVELMIPYIIWSFVYFILFSSHLHVLDAMKQLLLGEAAPHLWYVVMIIQFHLLILIIVPFFRWLDQKKYWKSFIIVSAIIYIGFITFISPIVQSTSYIHYIDRTFLAYFFYFGLGGMAAYTLPTWRKFVIRVIPLNTFLFLSLFIFVSYELFTSQGIFSIDLTTITYLKPSMVLYVTSEIFLLYALSITIVQTKSRLYTALRCISRYTYGAYIAHMFFLYVFAPIIPTTMYSMLQAVILFTITTIVSIGVCYIIHATPLSLLFIGQAREHRTISILSLSKSKKSVPS
- a CDS encoding IS1380 family transposase, whose translation is MKDFPIRFVLTDEAITPSAGLALVGYLLHQTKLDKRVNALRLPTVRRDVHISHSDVIRSMIGLLATGKTDFDHIEAYRQDDIFSTSMGIRHVPSSPTLRQRLDQLACLPMTETIIWEESMRLLVRQHATLSACWTKGKTTWLPLDIDASPFDNSDTKKEGVSRTYKGFDGFTPLFAYAGKEGYIVHAELRPGKQHVQDNMPSFLTTAIRRARPLTSSRLLVRMDAGNDAEANVHVCLKEDVDFVIKRNLRRESKALWFQIASQKGRRVDDGQTEGVQTYELCLPQTAAIDGHTYTYVQVTQVTERTMERNGQLMLVPDYEVESYWVRLEGYEHVRMSDVLALYHDHATCEQFHSELKSDLDLERLPSGKMKTNALVLVMGAFVYNLLRLIGQDLLSDPRHPLHHKVKRRRIKTIIQTVITMAGRLVRRSRQIWMKLTRRSGYSILLLNVYQKWKEAR